In Streptomyces sp. NBC_01231, the sequence ATCGAGAACGCGTCGAGCATCAAGACGATCCACAGCACGGCCCGCCAGCGCGGTCTGCGTGACATGCCGACCGCCGTCATGTAGGCGATGACGGGCGCCAGATAGCCGTGTACCGGGTCGGTGAGGGCGTGGATGTCGCCGGGGGAGGGCTGGGTGAGCGCTTCCTGGATGGAGTCGGGGGCGGCTTTGGCGACCCACAGGTCCGTGGCGAGTGTCACCCCGTGTGCCAGGACCGCCGCGAGCACGCCGTCGGCGATCCGCAGCCCGTCGCGCTTGATCAGCCGCTCGATCGCGAACGCGACCGGCACCAGGAGGATCGCGATGCTGGAGGCGAGTCCCGCGATCTTGATGAGCAGGTCGGGCGCCCGTCCGGTGCCCTTGTTGATGTCCTGTTCGAGGCCTGAGGTGGTGCCGTGCGCGAACGCGGCGATGGCCAGCAGCATGACGACGGCCAGCACGCCGATCAGGAGCCGCATGAGGTCGGAGGGGCGGTGCACGCGCGCGGGGAGCAGCGGTTCGTCGCCCTCGACCTCGTCGGCACGCACCTCGTCAGGCTCCTCGACGTCGGGCTCGGGCTGCCCCGCCGCCTTCTTTCCGGTGTCCTTCGTGGCCGCCTCGCCGGTGTCCGGGCGCGACGCCGTGTCAGAGGTGCTGTCCGCGTCGTCGGGATGCACGCCCTGCTGCCTCATCGCCTCTTCTTGGTCTCGTATCACCAGTCACCGCCCGCACGATGGTGGCATGCCCCACCGACAGTCAGGGGCGTCAGGGTGCAGATGCGGGGGCGCACAGTCTGCCCGAAGGGCTGCCCCGGAGCGAGGGATACGCACGGTCACGAGCGCGTCACGTTGTCGGTGGGGTGGGGCAGGATGGGACGGATGAGCGAGCAGAGCCTTCCGCACGACATCCGCGCGGAGCACGCGGACGCGCTGCCGGAGTACGCCGAGCGGGTCCTCGACGTGGCCGAACGGATCCCGCCCGGGCACGTGATGACCTACGGCGATGTCGCCGAGTGGCTGGAGGCGGGCGGCCCCCGCCAGGTCGGCCGCGTCATGTCCCTCTACGGAGGAGCCGTTCCGTGGTGGCGTGTCGTCCGCGCGGACGGCGTCCTGCTCCCGGGCCACGAAGTGGAGGCGCTCGGCCGGTACCGCGAGGAGGGCACCCCCCTGAAGCACGCGAGCCGAGCCGCCGAGGGCCATCTGCCACGGATCGACATGAGACGGGCGCGATGGGACGGCGGTGAACGCGCGGAGGGTCACACCTGACAGCTTCCGCCATCGGACCGGCCCAGGGACACCCTGAGGTCCGTACGGGGGAAGCGGGGCACGCGCGTGGCATGCCGTACGTTCGTGGGACGAAGGGCGCACGTGCCGCGAGTTCCCCGAGGGAAGAAGCGGAAGCCCTGCTTCCGCACCGCTCGTCGGCGTAGCGTCGGCTGCGCGCACCCCCCTCACCCCCAGGCCTACCGCCCGCCGCGCGCGGCGGTCCTTCCCACAGCACACCCACCAGGACCGGCGAACCACGTGAGCTCCTCTTCCTCCACCAGGCGCCTGTCGCACACCCAGGTGCGACAGGGGAACCGTGGTGCTTACCGACTTGTCCGTACCCCGCCGGCCCGGGTCGATCCCCCTCGTCTTGACGCCGCACAGCGCTCCGTGGTTGACCACCGAACCGGCCCGCTGCTCGTCCTCGCAGGTCCGGGCACCGGCAAGACCACCACGCTCGTCGAGTCGGTGGCGGCGCGGATCGCCCGAGGAGGGGACCCCGCGCGCGTCCTGGTGCTGACGTTCAGCCGTAAGGCCGCCGTCGAACTGCGCGACCGCATGGCGTTGCGCATCGGAGCCGCCCGCGCGCCACAGGCGACCACGTTCCACTCGTTCTGCTACGCCCTGGTCCGCGCCCACCAGGACACCGACCTGTTCGTCGAGCCCCTGCGCCTGTTGTCCGGCCCCGAGCAGGATGTCGCCGTCCGGGAACTCCTGGCCGGCCAGCCCGACCTGGAGCGGCTCGGCCTCGCGCACGTGCGCTGGCCGGACGAACTGCGCGCCTGTCTGACCACCCGTGGCTTCGCCGACGAGGTTCGCGCGGTCCTCGCCCGCAGCCGCGAACTGGGCCTGGACGCCGGTGCGCTGGACGCCTTCGCCCGCCGCATCGGCCGCCCCGACTGGCGCGCCGCGGCCGCCTTCCTCGCCGAGTACCTCGACGTGCTCGACCTCCAGGGCGTGCTCGACTATGCCGAACTGGTGCACCGCGCGGTGCTCCTCGCCCGCCGCCCCGAGGTCGCCGTACGGCTCGCCGCCAGGTACGACGCCGTCTTCGTCGACGAGTACCAGGACACCGACCCGGCGCAGGTACGGCTGCTGCACGCCCTGGCCGGCGGCGGTCGCACCCTGGTCGCCTTCGGCGACCCCGACCAGTCGATCTACGCCTTCAGGGGCGCGGACGTGAACGGCATCCTGGAGTTCCCCCGGGACTTCCCGCGCGCGGACGGCCGGCCCGCGCCGGTGGAAGTGCTGCGCACCTCCCGCCGCTCGGGTGCCAGCCTGCTGACCGCGACCCGGCTGCTGACGCAGCGCATGCCGCTGACCCGACTTCCGGCCGACAAGGTGCGCGCCCACCGGGAGCTCACTGCGGTACGGGAAGGCGGTAGCGTCGAGGTCCACACGTATCCGACGCCCGGCACCGAACTGGACAACGTCGCCGACATCCTCCGCAGGGCACACCTGGAGGACGGTGTCCCGTGGAGCGAGATGGCCGTCCTGGTGCGCGCCGGCGCCCGCACACTCCCCACGGTCCGCCGCGCCCTGACCTCGGCCGGCGTCCCCCTGGACATCGACGGCGACGACGTCCCGCTGCGGCACGAACCGGCGGTGGCGCCGCTGCTGACGGCCCTGCGGGCGGTGGCCACGGCGGAGGCGGCGGAGACGCCGGACACGGTGGAAAGCAGTGGGCTGCCACGATCCGCTGAATTGGGGGCGGACGCCTGCTGGCTCGGTACCGAGACCGCCCTGACGCTGCTCACGTCCCCTCTCGCGAGCATGGACGCCGCCGATCTGCGCCGCCTCGGGCGTGCCCTGCGCGACGAGGAGCGGGCCGCGGGCAACGCTTTGCCGCCACCCTCGGACGAACTGCTCGCGCGAGCGCTCGCCGAACCGGAGCGACTGGCCGTGCACGACCCCGCGTACGCGCGCGGTGCCCAGCGACTCGGCGCGCTGCTGAGGAAGGCCCGCGAGCGCCTCGCGGGCGGCGGTACGGCCGAGGAGGCGCTGTGGGACCTGTGGGAGGGCACGCCGTGGCCCACGCGCCTCGAGCGGGCCGCCCGCCGCGGTGGCGCCGCCGGCCGCAACGCCGACCGGGACCTGGACGCCGTGTGTGCGCTGTTCGCGACCGCGGCCCGCGCGGAGGAGCGCACCGGCGGCCGCGGTGCCCTGAACTTCCTCGAGGAGATCGACGCCGAGGACATCGCCGCCGACACCCTCACGCGACGTGCCGTACGACCGGACGCCGTCCGCCTGATGACCGCGCACCGCTCCAAGGGCCTGGAGTGGCGCCTGGTGGTCGTAGCGGGCGTCCAGGAGGGCCTGTGGCCGGACCTGCGCCGCCGCGGCTCCCTCCTGGAGGCCGACCGCATCGGCCGCGACGGCCTCGCCGAACCCCTCACCCCCGGGGCGCTGCTCGCCGAGGAGCGACGCCTGTTCTACGTGGCCGCCACGCGCGCGCGTGAGCGACTCGTCGTCACGGCGGTGAAGGCGCCCGCGGACGACGGGGACCAGCCCTCCCGCTTCCTGACCGAACTCGGCGTCGAACCCCGGGACGTCACGGGCCGCCCGCGCCGTCCGCTGTCCGTCGCCGCGCTCGTCGCCGAACTGCGCGCCACCACGGTCGACCCGCGCGTGTCCGACACCCTCAGGGAGGCCGCAGCACGCCGCCTGGCCCGGCTCGCGGCGCTGTCCGACGAGGACGGCCGCCCGTTGGTGCCGTCCGCCCATCCCTACCGCTGGTGGGGCATGTTCGAGCCGACCGAGAACAAGGTGCCACTGCGTAACCGCGACCAGCCCGTGGTGCTCTCCGGCAGCGCCCTGGACCAGCTCGCCAACACCTGCGCCCTGCAGTGGTTCCTGGGCCGCGAGGTGAAGGCCGACGCACCCGCGACGGCCGCCCAGGGTTTCGGCAACGTCGTGCACGTCCTTGCCGACGAGGTCGCCTCCGGGCGCACCCCGGCCGACCTCACCGTCCTCATGGAACGCCTCGACTCCGTGTGGAACGCGCTCGCCTTCGACGCGCCGTGGAAGTCGGCCCAGGAGAAGGACAACGCGCGCGTGGCGCTCGAACGTTTCCTGCAATGGCACGTCATGGACCGCACCGGGCGGACGCCGGTGGCGAGCGAGCACGACTTCGACGTCACCCTCGAAGCGGGCGACTACGAGGTCCGTATCCGCGGCCAGTTGGACCGTGTGGAGGCCGACGGCGACGGCCGCGCCTACGTCGTCGACTTCAAGACCGGCAAACACACGCCCAGCGCCAAGGAAGTGGAGCGCCACCCCCAGCTCGCCGTCTACCAACTCGCCGTCCGCGAGGGCGCCGTGGACGAGGCCTTCGGCGGCCTGCGTCCCGAACCGGGCGGGGCCGAACTCGTCCAGCTGCGCCAGGCCGCCGCCAAACGGGACGGCGGCGAGACCCTGCCCAAGGTGCAGGCCCAGGAACCCCTTGAAGGGGCGGCGGGGGAGTGGGTCGGCGACCTGCTGGCCACGGCAGCCGGCAAGGTCCTTGACGAACAGTTCACGCCGAGCGCGGGCCAGCACTGCACGCACTGCGCGTTCCGGGCATCGTGCAGCGCGCGGCCCGAGGGGCGCCACGTGGTCGAGTGACGCGGGCACGTACGCGAGTTCGTTGTGATCGACCGCACCACATGTGCTGACCTGCACCTCTGTCCGCCCCGACGGGGACGTGGTCTCCACTGTCAGTGGCCGCCACTAGCCTCTCCGTCATGCCCGCCCCTATCACCGATCCCGATCAGCTCAAGGAGCTCCTCGGCATCCCGTTCACCCCGGAGCAGACGGCCTGCATCATCGCGCCGCCCGCCCCGCAGGTGATCGTGGCCGGTGCCGGCTCGGGCAAGACCACCGTGATGGCGGCACGCGTGGTGTGGCTGGTCGGAACCGGCCAAGTGGCCCCCGAACAGGTGCTCGGCCTCACCTTCACCAACAAGGCCGCCGGTGAACTCGCCGAGCGGGTCCGCAAGGCACTGGTCAGGGCCGGTGTCACCGATCCCGACGTCATCGACCCGGACAACCCGCCGGGCGAGCCGGTGATCTCGACGTACCACGCCTTCGCGGGCCGCCTGCTGACCGACCACGGCCTGCGCATCGGGCTGGAACCCACCTCCCGTCTGCTCGCGGACGCCACCCGCTACCAACTCGCCGCGCGCGTGCTGCGCGAAGCCCCGGGCCTCTACCCCGCGCTCACCCGCTCCTTCGCCGACCTGGTCAGCGACCTCCTCGCACTGGACGCCGAACTCGCGGAACACCTCGTACGACCCGAGGACCTGCGCGCGTACGACGCCGACCTGTTGCGCACCTTGGAGGGCGTCAAGCTCACCAATGCCGATCTGCGCAAGGTGCCCGAGACGGCCGCCGCCCGCCGTGAACTCGCCGACCTGGTGGTCCGCTACCGCGCCGCCAAGCGAGAACGCGACCTGCTGGACTTCGGCGACCAGATCGCCCTGTCGGCCGGGCTCGCCCGGATCCCCGAAGTGGGACGCGTCCTGCGCGACGAGTTCCGGGTGGTGCTCCTCGACGAGTACCAGGACACATCCGTGGCCCAGCGCATCCTGCTCGCAGGCCTGTTCGGCAGCGGCACCGGCCACCCCGTCACCGCCGTCGGCGACCCCTGCCAGGCCATCTACGGCTGGCGCGGGGCCTCCGTCGCCAACCTCGACGACTTTCCCGAGCACTTCGCCCATACCGACGGCCGCCCGGCAGCCCGACAGGCGCTCAGCGAGAACCGCCGCAGCGGCGGGCGTCTGCTGGACCTCGCCAACGGCCTCGCAACGCCCCTGCGCGCCATGCACGCGGGCGTGGAGGCACTACGCCCGGCCCCAGGCGCCGAACGTGACGGCATCGTCCGCTGCGCCCTGCTGCCCACCCACGCCGAGGAGATCGGCTGGATCGCCGACTCGATCGCGCACCTGGTGAACACCGGCAAGGCTCCCGGAGAGATCGCGGTCCTGTGCCGTACGGCCACCGACTTCGCCGAGATCCAGGGCGCGCTCGTCGCCCGGGACGTCCCCGTCGAGGTGGTCGGCCTGTCCGGGCTGCTGCACCTGCCCGAGATCGCCGACCTGGTCGCCGTCTGTGAGGTCCTCCAGGACCCCGGAGCCAACGCCTCCCTCGTGCGTCTGCTGACCGGCCCGCGCTGGCGGATCGGCCCGCGGGACCTCGCCCTCCTGGGGCGGCGCGCCCGGCTCCTCGTGTCCCACGCGCGCGTGGCTGGCGACGACGACCCGGACCGTCGACTCGTCGAAGCCGTCGAGGGGGTGGACCCGTCCGAGGTGATCTCGCTCGCGGATGCCCTCGACACGTTCCTGGAGACCCCGTTCGACGGGGACGGCGACGACGACGGCCTGCCCTTCTCCCCGGACGCGCGCGTGCGGTTCGCGCGCCTGGCCACGGAGCTGCGCGACCTGCGCCGATCCCTGGCCGACCCCCTCATGGACGTCCTGCACCGGGTCCTGGCCGTCACCGGCCTGGAGGTCGAACTGTCGGCGTCCCCGCACGCCCTGGCGGCCCGCCGACGCGAGACTCTGTCGAACTTCCTGGACGTCGCCGCGTCGTTCGCCTCCGGCGACGGCGAGGCGACCCTGCTGGCCTTCCTCGGCTTCCTGCGTACCGCCGCGCAGTACGAAAAGGGCCTCGACAACGCGCTGCCCGGCGGCGAGAACACCGTCAAGGTGCTCACCGCACACAAGTCCAAGGGCCTGGAGTGGGACGTCGTCGCCGTCCCGGGCCTGGTCACCGGCACCTTCCCCAGCAGCCAGGGCCGTGAGAAGTGGACCTCCCAGGGCAAAGTGCTGCCGCACGAACTGCGCGGCGACACCGACACCCTTCCCGACATTCCGTCCTGGGACTCGCGGGGACTGAAGGCCTTCCAGGAGGCCATGAAGGAGCACCAGCACACCGAGGAACTCCGCCTCGGCTATGTCACCTTCACCCGCCCCCGCTCCCTCCTGCTCGGCTCCGGACACTGGTGGGGCCCGACCCAGAAGAAGCCGCGCGGCCCCTCCGACTTCCTGAGGGCCCTGTACGAGCACTGTGCGGACGGACACGGCGAGATCGAGGTCTGGGCGGAGGAACCCGCGCAGGACGAGGAGAACCCCGTCCTGCACCAGGTGTCCGCCGACCAGGTGTGGCCCCTGCCTTTGGACCAGGCGGCCCTGACCAGGCGTCGGGCGGCCGCCGAGACAGTACTGGCGCACCTGGAGCACCTCGCCTCCCACCCGGACGGTCACCCGGCGGCCACGCATGATCCGGACATCTACGACGACCCGGACTGGCCCGCACCACCGGACGGCGAGGCTTCTCCCGAGGAAGACCTCTTCGAGGAGGGCTCTTACGTCGAGGAGGATTCCTACGACGAAGACGGCTGGTTCGGCGAAGGTAACCCGGCCGAATGGGACTCCTGGACGGCCGACCGCCCGACCGTCCCGCACCAGGCGGCCGCCCCGGACACCCCGCACGGCCCACGCCCGGAACCCGCGCGCCCCCACCCCCGAGCCGCGCACCCCCACTCCGAGTCCGCGCGCCCCCACCCCCCGGAACCGGAGACCGATCTCCCACGCCTCACTCCGGACGAAGCCCGCACCATCGCCTCCTGGGACCGCGACCTCGACGCCCTCACCGGCGAACTCCTGCGTGCCCGGCACAGCATCACCGACGTCCCCCTGCCCGCGTCGCTCACCGCGTCCCAGGTGCTGCGCCTGGCAGCCGATCCGGATGGCTTCGCACAGGAGCTGGCCCGCCCCATGCCCCGCCCGCCACAGCCCGCCGCCCGCCGCGGTACCCGCTTCCACGCCTGGGTCGAGTCCCGTTTCGAAGCGCTCACGCTGCCCATGCTGGAGCCGGAGGAGCTGCCCGGAAGCGAGGCCGAGATCGCCGACGAGCACGACCTGGAAACCCTCAAGGACGCCTTCGAGCGCACCGACTACGCCCAGCGCACGCCCTACCGCGTGGAGGCCCCCTTCCAGCTCACGATCGCCGGCCGCGTGGTCCGGGGCCGGATCGACGCCGTCTACAAGGAAGGCGACGGCGATGGGACGACGTACGACATCGTCGACTGGAAGACCAACCGCAGCCGCACGGCCGACCCGCTCCAGCTCGCGGTGTACCGGCTCGCCTGGGCCGAGCAGCAGGGCGTCCCCCTGGAGTCGGTCACGGCGGCCTTCCTCTATGTACGCAGCGGAGAGGTCGTACGACCGGACGGGCTGCCCGACCGCGCGGCACTGGAGCGGCTCCTTCTGGAGGAGCCCGGGGGTGAGGAACCGCACGACGAGGATGTCACTGCGGGCCGATAGGCTCGTGACCATGAGCCAGCCCGTTGACAGTGCCGTCAGCGCCGTCCGTACGTACATCGAACAGCACCGCGCCGTCTTCCTCGACGACCTGGCCGAGTGGCTGCGCATCCCGTCCGTGTCGGCCCAGCCCGACCACGCGCCCGACGTACGCCGCAGCGCCGACTGGCTCGCCGCCAAGCTGAAGCAGACCGGCTTCCCGACCGCCGAGGTCTGGGAGACGCCGGGAGCCCCGGCCGTCTTCGCCGAATGGCCCTCCGCGGATCCCGAGGCGCCCACGGTCCTGGTCTACGGCCACCACGACGTACAGCCCGCGGCCCGCGAGGACGGCTGGGACAGCGAGCCCTTCGAGCCCGTCGTCCGCGACAACCGCCTCTACGCGCGCGGGGCGGCCGACGACAAGGGCCAGGTGTTCTTCCACACACTCGGCGTCCGCGCCCACCTCGCCGCCACCGGCCGCACCACCCCCGCCGTGCACGTCAAGCTGCTCATCGAGGGCGAGGAGGAGTCCGGCTCCCCGCACTTCCGGGCCCTCGTCGAGGAGCAGGCGGACCGGCTCGCAGCCGACGCAGTGATCGTCTCCGACACCAGCATGTGGTCCGAGGACACCCCCACGGTGTGCACCGGAATGCGCGGCCTCGCCGAGTGCGAGATCCGTCTCCACGGCCCCGACCAGGACATTCACTCGGGGGCCTTCGGCGGCGCCGTCCCCAACCCGGCCACGGCCGCCGCCCGACTCGTCGCCACCCTGCACGACGAGCACGCGCGCGTGGCGATCCCCGGCTTCTACGACGGCATGGTCGAACTCACCGACCGCGAACGCGCGCTCTTCGCCGAGCTGCCCTTCGACGAGCGGGAGTGGCTGCGCACGGCCAAGTCGTACGCCACGCACGGCGAGGCCGGACACACCACCCTGGAGCGTGTGTGGGCCCGCCCCACCGCCGAGGTCAACGGCATCGGCGGCGGCTACCAGGGCCCCGGCAGCAAGACGATCATCCCGTCGTCGGCCATGGTGAAGCTCTCCTTCCGGCTGGTCGCCGGCCAGGACCCCGACCACATCGAGAAGATCGTCCGCACCTGGGCCGAGGAACAGATGCCCGCCGGGATCCGCAGCGAAATCACGTTCCTCGCCGCCACGCGCCCGTGCCTGACACCGCTCGACCACCCGGCCCTGCAGTCCGTCGTGCGCGCCATGACTCGGGCCTTCGGACAGTCCGTGCGCTTCACCCGCGTAGGCGGCTCCGGACC encodes:
- a CDS encoding MGMT family protein, with product MSEQSLPHDIRAEHADALPEYAERVLDVAERIPPGHVMTYGDVAEWLEAGGPRQVGRVMSLYGGAVPWWRVVRADGVLLPGHEVEALGRYREEGTPLKHASRAAEGHLPRIDMRRARWDGGERAEGHT
- a CDS encoding ATP-dependent helicase, encoding MSSSSSTRRLSHTQVRQGNRGAYRLVRTPPARVDPPRLDAAQRSVVDHRTGPLLVLAGPGTGKTTTLVESVAARIARGGDPARVLVLTFSRKAAVELRDRMALRIGAARAPQATTFHSFCYALVRAHQDTDLFVEPLRLLSGPEQDVAVRELLAGQPDLERLGLAHVRWPDELRACLTTRGFADEVRAVLARSRELGLDAGALDAFARRIGRPDWRAAAAFLAEYLDVLDLQGVLDYAELVHRAVLLARRPEVAVRLAARYDAVFVDEYQDTDPAQVRLLHALAGGGRTLVAFGDPDQSIYAFRGADVNGILEFPRDFPRADGRPAPVEVLRTSRRSGASLLTATRLLTQRMPLTRLPADKVRAHRELTAVREGGSVEVHTYPTPGTELDNVADILRRAHLEDGVPWSEMAVLVRAGARTLPTVRRALTSAGVPLDIDGDDVPLRHEPAVAPLLTALRAVATAEAAETPDTVESSGLPRSAELGADACWLGTETALTLLTSPLASMDAADLRRLGRALRDEERAAGNALPPPSDELLARALAEPERLAVHDPAYARGAQRLGALLRKARERLAGGGTAEEALWDLWEGTPWPTRLERAARRGGAAGRNADRDLDAVCALFATAARAEERTGGRGALNFLEEIDAEDIAADTLTRRAVRPDAVRLMTAHRSKGLEWRLVVVAGVQEGLWPDLRRRGSLLEADRIGRDGLAEPLTPGALLAEERRLFYVAATRARERLVVTAVKAPADDGDQPSRFLTELGVEPRDVTGRPRRPLSVAALVAELRATTVDPRVSDTLREAAARRLARLAALSDEDGRPLVPSAHPYRWWGMFEPTENKVPLRNRDQPVVLSGSALDQLANTCALQWFLGREVKADAPATAAQGFGNVVHVLADEVASGRTPADLTVLMERLDSVWNALAFDAPWKSAQEKDNARVALERFLQWHVMDRTGRTPVASEHDFDVTLEAGDYEVRIRGQLDRVEADGDGRAYVVDFKTGKHTPSAKEVERHPQLAVYQLAVREGAVDEAFGGLRPEPGGAELVQLRQAAAKRDGGETLPKVQAQEPLEGAAGEWVGDLLATAAGKVLDEQFTPSAGQHCTHCAFRASCSARPEGRHVVE
- a CDS encoding UvrD-helicase domain-containing protein, with product MPAPITDPDQLKELLGIPFTPEQTACIIAPPAPQVIVAGAGSGKTTVMAARVVWLVGTGQVAPEQVLGLTFTNKAAGELAERVRKALVRAGVTDPDVIDPDNPPGEPVISTYHAFAGRLLTDHGLRIGLEPTSRLLADATRYQLAARVLREAPGLYPALTRSFADLVSDLLALDAELAEHLVRPEDLRAYDADLLRTLEGVKLTNADLRKVPETAAARRELADLVVRYRAAKRERDLLDFGDQIALSAGLARIPEVGRVLRDEFRVVLLDEYQDTSVAQRILLAGLFGSGTGHPVTAVGDPCQAIYGWRGASVANLDDFPEHFAHTDGRPAARQALSENRRSGGRLLDLANGLATPLRAMHAGVEALRPAPGAERDGIVRCALLPTHAEEIGWIADSIAHLVNTGKAPGEIAVLCRTATDFAEIQGALVARDVPVEVVGLSGLLHLPEIADLVAVCEVLQDPGANASLVRLLTGPRWRIGPRDLALLGRRARLLVSHARVAGDDDPDRRLVEAVEGVDPSEVISLADALDTFLETPFDGDGDDDGLPFSPDARVRFARLATELRDLRRSLADPLMDVLHRVLAVTGLEVELSASPHALAARRRETLSNFLDVAASFASGDGEATLLAFLGFLRTAAQYEKGLDNALPGGENTVKVLTAHKSKGLEWDVVAVPGLVTGTFPSSQGREKWTSQGKVLPHELRGDTDTLPDIPSWDSRGLKAFQEAMKEHQHTEELRLGYVTFTRPRSLLLGSGHWWGPTQKKPRGPSDFLRALYEHCADGHGEIEVWAEEPAQDEENPVLHQVSADQVWPLPLDQAALTRRRAAAETVLAHLEHLASHPDGHPAATHDPDIYDDPDWPAPPDGEASPEEDLFEEGSYVEEDSYDEDGWFGEGNPAEWDSWTADRPTVPHQAAAPDTPHGPRPEPARPHPRAAHPHSESARPHPPEPETDLPRLTPDEARTIASWDRDLDALTGELLRARHSITDVPLPASLTASQVLRLAADPDGFAQELARPMPRPPQPAARRGTRFHAWVESRFEALTLPMLEPEELPGSEAEIADEHDLETLKDAFERTDYAQRTPYRVEAPFQLTIAGRVVRGRIDAVYKEGDGDGTTYDIVDWKTNRSRTADPLQLAVYRLAWAEQQGVPLESVTAAFLYVRSGEVVRPDGLPDRAALERLLLEEPGGEEPHDEDVTAGR
- a CDS encoding dipeptidase; translated protein: MSQPVDSAVSAVRTYIEQHRAVFLDDLAEWLRIPSVSAQPDHAPDVRRSADWLAAKLKQTGFPTAEVWETPGAPAVFAEWPSADPEAPTVLVYGHHDVQPAAREDGWDSEPFEPVVRDNRLYARGAADDKGQVFFHTLGVRAHLAATGRTTPAVHVKLLIEGEEESGSPHFRALVEEQADRLAADAVIVSDTSMWSEDTPTVCTGMRGLAECEIRLHGPDQDIHSGAFGGAVPNPATAAARLVATLHDEHARVAIPGFYDGMVELTDRERALFAELPFDEREWLRTAKSYATHGEAGHTTLERVWARPTAEVNGIGGGYQGPGSKTIIPSSAMVKLSFRLVAGQDPDHIEKIVRTWAEEQMPAGIRSEITFLAATRPCLTPLDHPALQSVVRAMTRAFGQSVRFTRVGGSGPAADLQDVLGAPVLFLGISVPSDGWHAPNEKVQLDLLLKGVETAAYLWADLAEHWSHAP